One stretch of Ananas comosus cultivar F153 linkage group 6, ASM154086v1, whole genome shotgun sequence DNA includes these proteins:
- the LOC109711273 gene encoding kanadaptin, whose amino-acid sequence MKVPMGPPPPRNPNPNANPDREPELSNAERSLGEAPQPSALDKSGTDEESNAPLEESDKEEPHQNPNPNPSSSPSERGGKSPVPYSIPPWSEPPTHRFFLEVLKDGSIIEQLDVSKKGAYMFGRVDLCDFILEHQTISRFHAVLQFKKDEVLLYDLGSTHGTSVNKKQVKKKVYMEIHVGDVIRFGQSSRLYIFQGPSELMPPEGDFQKLREARIQEELLDREASLSRARAEASLAEGISWGIAEDAVEEAGEDDADEVTWQAYKGQLTERQEKTRSKITKRMEKVANMKKEIDAIRSKDIAQGGLTQGQQTQIARNEQRISQIMEELESLEETLNESIRESLGARAGKVAHGRKKGSIEDEDDILSDDDDFYDRTKKPSSQKSSEQQSVETADTLLDKKDAITGEMEDKRKLLENEKNKLPSSAKNKEGNDSGENNEDGDDLDAYMTGLSSQLVHDRIAQIQKELSDLQAEYDKVTYLLKIADPTGEASWKRGLKAQEPTAESTPHPQPLSKEKQIALPETAVVNPQPKEPSHSKQVDQNAKEGSDIPNLKENGVSAFSLTKPQWLGAMRDTKPEENEMQEVKADAEEPDNFVDYKDRKKILQQLDTGKEMESTTAGLIIRKRKHLDSPESNVDKVQRAGDSSAGEAETSAADAVALLLKHKRGYHALEDDEQNGNQLKTGQKKEKKEKSQPKRVFGPSRPDFLNNSPDYETWVPPEGQTGDGRTSLNDRLGY is encoded by the exons GCGAACCCGAATTGTCGAACGCGGAGCGATCGCTCGGCGAGGCCCCGCAACCCAGCGCCCTGGATAAATCTGGCACCGACGAGGAGAGTAACGCGCCGCTCGAGGAGTCGGACAAGGAGGAGCcccaccaaaaccctaaccctaaccctagctcgaGCCCCTCGGAGCGGGGTGGGAAATCCCCAGTACCCTACTCGATCCCGCCGTGGAGCGAGCCTCCTACTCACCGCTTCTTCCTCGAGGTTCTCAAAGATGGATCAATCATCGAGCAATTAGACGT GTCTAAGAAAGGAGCGTACATGTTTGGACGTGTCGATCTTTGTGATTTCATTTTGGAACATCAAACAATCTCTAGATTCCACGCAG TTCTGCAGTTTAAAAAAGACGAAGTCTTACTTTATGATCTTGGCAGTACGCATGGTACTTCTGTTAATAAGAAACAG GTTAAGAAGAAGGTGTACATGGAAATCCATGTTGGTGATGTTATAAGATTTGGCCA GTCCTCGCGCTTGTATATTTTCCAAGGACCATCTGAGCTGATGCCGCCG GAGGGTGATTTTCAGAAGTTGCGAGAGGCTAGGATTCAAGAAGAGTTGCTTGATCGAGAAGCTTCGCTTTCACGTGCAAGGGCTGAAGCTTCTCTCGCAGAGGGAATCTCATGGGGCATTGCTGAGGATGCAGTTGAAGAAGCTGGAGAG GATGATGCAGATGAAGTTACATGGCAAGCATACAAAGGACAGCTTACTGAACGGCAGGAGAAAACTCGCagcaaaataacaaaaagaatgGAAAAG GTTGCCAATATGAAGAAagagattgatgctattcgatCAAAAGATATTGCTCAAGGTGGGTTAACTCAAGGTCAGCAAACACAGATTGCACGAAATGAACAAAGAATATCACAG ATTATGGAGGAACTGGAGAGCTTAGAAGAAACTCTGAATGAGAGTATTCGAGAAAGTTTAGGTGCACGTGCTGGAAAGGTGGCCCATGGTAGGAAGAAAGGAAGTATTGAGGATGAAGATGACATCTTGAG TGATGATGACGATTTCTATGATCGGACAAAGAAGCCATCTTCTCAAAAATCTAGTGAACAGCAGTCTGTTGAAACGGCCGATACACTTCTTGACAAGAAGGATGCTATTACCGGTGAGATGGAAGACAAGAGGAAATTGcttgaaaatgagaaaaataaactACCTAgtagtgcaaagaacaaagaaggaAATGACAGTGGTGAAAACAATGAAGATGGTGATGACCTTGATGCATACATGACCGGACTGTCATCTCAACTAG TGCATGACAGAATTGCACAAATTCAGAAGGAACTGTCCGATCTTCAAGCTGAGTATGACAAGGTAACCTACTTGCTGAAAATAGCTGATCCAACAGGAGAAGCTTCTTGGAAAAGGGGTCTAAAAGCACAAGAACCAACGGCTGAATCCACTCCACATCCACAACCATTATCCAAGGAAAAACAAATTGCTTTGCCTGAAACGGCTGTAGTAAATCCACAACCTAAAGAACCTTCCCATTCGAAACAAGTGGACCAGAATGCTAAAGAAGGTAGCGATATTCCCAATCTAAAAGAAAATGGGGTATCCGCATTTAGCTTAACAAAACCTCAATGGCTTGGTGCCATGCGGGATACGAAACCTGAAGAGAATGAAATGCAAGAGGTAAAAGCTGATGCAGAAGAGCCTGATAACTTTGTGGATTACAAAGATCGCAAAAAGATTCTTCAACAACTCGATACTGGAAAAGAAATGGAAAGCACCACTGCTGGTCTTATTATACGTAAGCGGAAGCATTTAGATAGTCCTGAATCTAATGTAGATAAAGTCCAGAGAGCGGGAGACTCATCTGCTGGAGAAGCTGAAACATCAGCTGCTGATGCTGTGGCCCTACTGCTCAAGCATAAACGAGGTTACCATGCTTTAGAAGATGATGAACAGAATGGGAATCAACTCAAAACTGGgcagaaaaaggagaaaaaagaaaaatcgcaACCGAAACGAGTGTTTGGACCTTCAAGACCCGATTTTCTTAACAATAGTCCAGATTATGAGACTTGGGTGCCCCCTGAAg GACAAACTGGTGATGGACGCACCTCTTTGAATGACCGCCTGGGTTATTGA